The Tachysurus vachellii isolate PV-2020 chromosome 23, HZAU_Pvac_v1, whole genome shotgun sequence genome segment GCGAGGCTTCAGTTCACATAGCTTCAGCTATGACAACACAAGCTCCtgtattacaaaaacaaaatgtaactggacagtttctgtagtgttttttttttttttttttatgcacacTATATCAATTGAGTAACTAACACATGGTTCTTTCATAGAAAAGAAGGTACAAACTGAGAAACCAGTTATTCCACTTATGTGAATTATTGCATAATGTCAGGAAAGGTGAAGATTTTGTATGTACTGCATGTTCTCAACTATCCTCAGAACAAGTGACACTTCTCAtcaaagtaaatataaatactcATATACTTCATTGCTCAGAGCTAATTTGTGTTTAAGAGGATAAATCGGATGGATATCGTGTATGTTTGGTGTACTTTATTTAACCATATTGTCCTCAATAACAATTCAACATCACATCCCAATTCAGTAGCCTTTCAATCTGAGGCAAATTGTACAATATTAAaccaggttacatatgtaagGCTTTTAGCCACCTGCAGCGGGTAAAATAAGTGTTGAAcacgtcaccatttttctcagtaaatttatttctaaaggtgctattgacatgaaattttcaccagatgttggtaacaaccccttcaatccacacatgcaaataaatcaaACCATAGATGTGCATAAaataagttatgtttaataatgttaaatgtgaCCGGGAAACATGACATCTGGTGAAAGTTTCATGTCAatagcacctttagaaataaatttactgagaaaaatggtgacgtgtccaatacttattttacccgctgtaTATTAAGTTAATTGTACCCTTCAGACACTGTCATGAATGCAGTGTTAGAGCTTGTGCTCATGCTTGGACTCACAGATGGTAAGAGGAAGTAGATGCTTGTATTTAGGTGTGATGTTAATATAGACAGAGCTCTGGTAAGGATTGTGCATTACGATGCGATGCAGATTTGGACTGTCCTCCTGCAGCTCTTCCAAACACTTCTCTGTAGACACGTTGCTATCGGTTTTCTCTGGATACAAACTGTCACCTGCAGATTCATAGACAAGAAGATATTTTCCCAATGTTAGTTATGCATGATAGAAAAATCTGAAATCTCTTAAATTAACATTTCTGGAGCTGGGTGGCGCTTTGTAAACCATTGTTAACTCTAATCTAAGCAAACCTTCAATAGGTAGGTTGTCATTTCTTGTATTTTCCAACATATTACTACTGATAATGAACAAATACAGCTTGCAGTTTCACTAGACCAAAAATGCAAATTTAATCTGGCAGTCTGGTTTTACTTCAACGCATTAATCTGTATTTCTATTTCAGAGCATGATGTATTTACATGAAACTGCATATTTTAGGAGGTGGACCTTAGAAATTTTAACATAATCTACATCtgagtgtccaatcttatccgcaaagagccggtgtgggtgcagggtTTCAATACAAGCAAGCAAGGGCCACTGGTCATTCCACCggtttgataaaataaaatgaggtgcaacttctgcttggttgggaTGAAAACTTGCACCCACACTGGCCTTTTCTGGATAAGATTAGACACACTGACCTACATGCTGCCATGGAGGTGGAGATGGAAGAAAAGAGATGAAGCTTGAGTCCCAGAAGTGAGGCCAGATTTGTAAGCGTAGTCAGGATCTAAGAAATGCCAAAATTcctacatttgcatttacaagGGAGCACTTGTTGGGCTTTTAACTTTAGGATATGTAGTCCCTGGTTTAGCCTGTGAGTTACCACTGCCTGTTTTACCCCTTCTCAGCCCTGTGAGCACCTCAGTGCATTACAAATGTTACCACATTTTTAaggttaaataatttttttttttttctgcctgtttttcCCAACCCtttaaaaaacttttgtttGGTGTATAGTGCAGTGAATTGTGCCTTGTGTTAAACTATCATCTCACTGAATCTCATCCAgagtgtattcccacctcatgcCCTGGGAATGACTCCAGACCCTGACCCTTAAAAAGGTTAGTTTAGATTTTATGCCAAAATAAATGTCtaataataactttaaaaaacaatttatcTAATTATCTAATACACATTTGACTTTGAATAAATTTATCAAggtaatttttgtttttcttcgtTTCAAAGAAACTTCAAATGCAAACCTGGTAAGAGTGATATGTGGCAGTCAGTAGCCTTCAAGATAACAGGTAGGCAGCGCTCACAGCCTTCTATCGATCTCTGTTTGGCAAAGTTGTGAAGGTCACTTAGTAAAGGAAAATTGCACATTCGTCCAATATCATATAACTGTGGTGGTGCAATCCAAAGTTTTCTTTCCTGGTAGCTGTGAAGTACTTCAGGGGGCGTAGACCACTGTAGGAGAGGGGGATAAGACAGTACACGGtcacttcaaatgaacaaaacatcaCTGGCTTGTATCCAAGAaggtagaaagaaaaaagtaatgtaGATCATAACAGAGGTGAAATCATTCATTGTCTGAGGTGAACATGGAGGGACAGCCTTATGATTTACTTccatattaaatgtattaatctttaaaatctatttaacgtgaagtgtaatattttaatacCATGAAAATGCCAAGCAATATATAGGTACAGGAAGAAGCAGGTAGGAACTGAAGTTGTGAAGGGTCTAATttgcataaattaaaaaaaagaaaatcagatcCTTTACAGGTATGAAGGTAGTTTATTGCTCCATTCACACCTACAGTGATAAAGGAAGTGGAGATCATTGATTTTCAATGAGAGCTGGTGATTTCTGGAGACATGTGgcactttatgtaaatatggTGTCCAGGTGTCACTGTGTAAATATGGACAGATTTGGTGCAATGCCTATTAATGGGAGTAAAGACAATAAGCGCACACGATCAGTTACATAAAATCTCTCAttgtttctccttcatctcgtaTATGACACAAATTTTAGATACAAACACTCTCCATGCAGAATGATTTCTTTTAGCTGCACGAAAGATGACCTGGAATGCTAGTTGTACCACCTACTGATTAATGACGGCAACCAACTAATCAAGTAGTAGGATCACCAACTGATGACTTGGCACTGTAAAAGCGCTGTAGGTATGAATGTGGtatcctagtggttaaagtgttgggatactaatcggaaggttgtgagttcgatcccaggtaaatgtagataatgtataaaaatgagataatgggcatctgccaaatgtaatTGTagataatgtataaaaatgctATCATGTATAAAAAGATAATGAATAAAAGTGAGATAatgggcatctgccaaatgctgaaaatgagaatatattaatgtataaaagtgagaatgtataaatgtataaaaaacagataaaaatgagatgtataaaatgagataataaaaacgagataatgtataaaaatgagataatgggcatctgtcaaatgctgtaaatgtagcatGAAACGGACACAAGGGCATGTTGTGAAATGTACTGAAACATACACGATCACCTTATGAATGTCACCTTATAATGCTCGATCTCCTTCTGGTCCTGCAGCGTGTCTGGGACGTGTTTTAAACAGCACATGTAAAAGGCCGTGTCGTACCTCCTCTGACGGACAGACCCGCCAACAGGAGTGAGCCAGTTTCCCCACTCATATAGAGCCCATATATTCGGTAAACACTCGAGCTCTCTGCACATGAGAATAAAATTCTCCGAGTTCTGGAGGACCAGAGATCTCCATTTAGAGATCAGACTTTTGTCCCACCGGTCCGGCAGTGCCGTAAACCGTGACCGACTGACGTAATTATCCGACTTCTCATTGTCCGCATTAACATCAGTGTTCAGGGTGTTTGCCTCGTCACTAGGCACCACTAAAAGTATCCCTGATTCCTCAAACGTCTCTCTCACTGCACAGATTCTGAAAGCGACGTCCCCCGGGATGGGAGACCCGAGCTGCTGACGGTCTGTCGCAAAAATCGGCGGTCTGCTTTCCTGCGGCTGCTTCACTGTCGCTAAGCCAAACATCGGCAAGTGtgtaaaagcattaaaaacatcTAACCACTCAGTGGAGAAGTCAGACGGTTCCACTAAACCACCTGGAAACACATAAGCGTTTGGCATAAAGCTGCTTTTTCCGCTCCTTTTGAGCAGCAGGACTTCATAGTCGAAAGCTGTTTTTTGTCGTAAATTTGTTGTAAAACCAGGCGTTTCTCTCCACAAAGACTCAACACTTCGCTTATACTTTGATCCAGCAGCTAAAATCACAGTAGCCGCTTCTTTCCAATGCTTTAAAGCAGTATTCATGTTTAGTCtgatttaaatatacacatttcgTAACATTCCCTGCTAGCATAAACACCGCGAAACAACGAGGCGTAGAGGAGTCGATTCAGACTCCGGGGAGTAGATGCCCAGATTCCGGGAGTCGATTCTCGAACTCCAGGAGTCGATTCTGCACACAGAGGAACTGATTCTGCTCAAATTCCTGCACGGAACACTTATAGAGTGCTAAGTTAATTTATCTGCTCATTGTCAAAATTCAAATGTGCTTCTGATACGATCCAAAATA includes the following:
- the nudt19 gene encoding nucleoside diphosphate-linked moiety X motif 19 — encoded protein: MNTALKHWKEAATVILAAGSKYKRSVESLWRETPGFTTNLRQKTAFDYEVLLLKRSGKSSFMPNAYVFPGGLVEPSDFSTEWLDVFNAFTHLPMFGLATVKQPQESRPPIFATDRQQLGSPIPGDVAFRICAVRETFEESGILLVVPSDEANTLNTDVNADNEKSDNYVSRSRFTALPDRWDKSLISKWRSLVLQNSENFILMCRELECLPNIWALYEWGNWLTPVGGSVRQRRYDTAFYMCCLKHVPDTLQDQKEIEHYKWSTPPEVLHSYQERKLWIAPPQLYDIGRMCNFPLLSDLHNFAKQRSIEGCERCLPVILKATDCHISLLPGDSLYPEKTDSNVSTEKCLEELQEDSPNLHRIVMHNPYQSSVYINITPKYKHLLPLTICESKHEHKL